In Fusobacterium nucleatum, the genomic stretch TAAACTTGTTTTTTGAGTTCTATCAACTATATATGCACCATTTTTAAATAATTCTATTTTCCCTTTTCCTAAATCTGTGTTGGGCTTAAATCCAGCACATAAAACCACCATATCAACAGGAAATTCTCCTTTACTAGTGATTATTTTTTCAACTTTTCCATTTCCTTTAATTTCTTTTACTAATTGCTCATATTCAAGTTTAATTCCATGTTCCTTTAATTGAGTGTTCATCTTATCTCTAAATAATTTATCATAATAAGTACACAAGCAGCAATCTGCAGCATCAACTAAATATACTTCTTTCCCCCAACGCTTAAATGCTTCTGCAAGTTCAACTCCAATATATCCTGCTCCAACAACAGCAACTTTTTCTATTGTTTTGTTAGCCTCTAACTTATTGATAACTTCTTGTGCATTTTGGAATAATTTTACATATTGTACATTTTCTAAATCTTTTCCAATAATTGGTAAATCTATTGGTAAAGAACCAGTAGATAAAATTAGTTTGTCATAATTTTCTTCATATTTCTTACCATCTTTTCCAGTAGCATACACAATTTTTTTATCAAAATCTATATTTGTTACTCTTGTTTCCATATGAATTTTAGCACCTTTTGCTTCTAGTTTATCCTTTGAAGAATAAAATAGACCATTTGACCCTGCTATTTGTCCACCTATCCAAAGAGCCATTCCACAACCAAGAAAACTAATATTTGAATTACTATCAAATACAACAACCTCATTTCCTTTATAGTTGTCTAACATTGTGTTAATACAAGCTGTTCCTGCATGATTTGCACCTACTACTACAATTTTCATTCTTTTATCTTCCCCTTTTTACTTTGTTAGTATATCCTATTGATATAATTTATATTAAAATACATTCGGTATATATAATACAACTTTTTTCAAAAAAATAAAAGAATTTTTTTAATTTATTTTTCAATTGATAAATCAAACTTTTTATGAAACGAATTTTTTAAAATACTCTTTTTTATTTTTTAAAAGAATTGTTTAAATTTTAAAAAAAAATAAAAAAAATAGTATACATTTTAAATTTTTTATAGTATAATAGCTTTGAAAATGAGATGTAACTTTATTACTGTGAATTATTCTTTTAGTATTGTGAT encodes the following:
- the nox gene encoding H2O-forming NADH oxidase, which encodes MKIVVVGANHAGTACINTMLDNYKGNEVVVFDSNSNISFLGCGMALWIGGQIAGSNGLFYSSKDKLEAKGAKIHMETRVTNIDFDKKIVYATGKDGKKYEENYDKLILSTGSLPIDLPIIGKDLENVQYVKLFQNAQEVINKLEANKTIEKVAVVGAGYIGVELAEAFKRWGKEVYLVDAADCCLCTYYDKLFRDKMNTQLKEHGIKLEYEQLVKEIKGNGKVEKIITSKGEFPVDMVVLCAGFKPNTDLGKGKIELFKNGAYIVDRTQKTSLDDVYAIGDCATVFDNSIGDINYIALATNAVRSGIIAAHNVCGIKLESIGVQGSNGISIFGLNMVSTGLTYEKAQKLGIDVLETTFHDLQKPEFMEHNNEEVDIRIVYRKDNRKIIGAQMASKYDISMAMHVFSLAIQEGVTIDKFKLLDILFLPHFNKPYNYITMAALGAK